From Candoia aspera isolate rCanAsp1 chromosome 8, rCanAsp1.hap2, whole genome shotgun sequence, a single genomic window includes:
- the UTP3 gene encoding something about silencing protein 10, with amino-acid sequence MGKPRRRIPQALRASAERGEKMEEPEPGEPHVMEEADDFHERRLEEAVLAALGSEEEKGEEEEEEEVLGLELSGDSESEEDGEGPSEHAGPDEEDEPPDMDSDLEEQRGEGRWGSGLPHELAWGQRKKLYYGTDYEAAGSRSKAPKKSKEETEAEELEEEAEAQAIQRRMAENLGEEDYGLDLLQAYTRTAEPPSGKESGQKIAKDLASLSKKEQLKLLRKESPELLELIQDFEAKVTELRDELEPLMQMVRDRVIPEGKGSQYLQTKYHLYLNYCCNISFYLVLKAKRIPVHGHPVIERLVTYRNLINDLGVVDQKLLPEVSLLLNAFHSSETNGVETRMKPMAFVGKTVNKRKSKSPNFSNGKAEEEPTDDSDFDEQAALNFYKQMEEKVMLKKKRKQEEREDTSHLIIEEDVSDQKRGATYQILKNKGLTPKRKKIDRNPRVKHREKFRRAKIRRKGQVREFRREIQKYGGELSGIRAGVKKSTKLK; translated from the coding sequence ATGGGGAAGCCACGCCGGAGAATCCCGCAGGCTTTGCGGGCCTCGGCAGAGAGAGGAGAAAAGATGGAGGAGCCGGAGCCAGGAGAGCCTCACGTGATGGAGGAGGCGGACGACTTCCACGAGCGGCGGCTGGAGGAGGCGGTCCTGGCGGCCCTGGGCAGCGAGGAGGAGaagggcgaggaggaggaggaggaggaggtgctgGGCCTGGAGCTGTCCGGGGACAGTGAGTCTGAGGAAGATGGGGAAGGGCCGAGCGAGCACGCGGGGCCTGATGAGGAGGACGAGCCTCCGGACATGGACAGCGACCTGGAAGAGCAGCGGGGTGAAGGCAGGTGGGGCTCAGGCCTCCCCCATGAGCTGGCTTGGGGTCAGCGGAAGAAGCTCTACTATGGCACGGACTACGAGGCAGCAGGGAGTCGTTCCAAAGCCCCGAAGAAGAGCAAGGAGGAGACGGAAGCAGAGGAGCTGGAAGAAGAGGCAGAGGCTCAGGCCATTCAGAGGCGGATGGCGGAGAACTTGGGGGAGGAGGACTATGGCTTAGACCTCCTGCAGGCTTACACCAGGACAGCTGAGCCACCAAGCGGGAAAGAGTCCGGGCAGAAAATTGCCAAGGACTTGGCCTCTCTTTCTAAAAAGGAACAGCTGAAATTGCTGAGAAAGGAATCTCCGGAACTGCTGGAGCTGATTCAGGACTTTGAAGCCAAAGTCACtgagctcagggatgaactggaGCCACTTATGCAAATGGTCAGGGACAGAGTCATCCCAGAGGGAAAAGGTAGCCAGTATTTGCAAACCAAGTACCACCTCTATCTGAACTACTGCTGTAACATCAGCTTTTACTTGGTGCTGAAAGCAAAAAGAATTCCAGTCCATGGCCATCCAGTCATTGAAAGGCTTGTAACTTacagaaatttaataaatgactTAGGAGTTGTGGACCAAAAACTGTTACCAGAGGTTAGTCTGCTTCTTAATGCATTCCATAGTAGTGAGACCAATGGGGTGGAAACTAGGATGAAGCCCATGGCATTTGTCGGAAAAACAGTTAATAAAAGGAAATCAAAATCTCCAAACTTTTCTAACGGCAAGGCTGAAGAAGAACCCACAGATGATTCAGATTTTGATGAGCAAGCTGCACTGAATTTTTATAAGCAGATGGAAGAAAAGGTAATGCTTAAGAAGAAGAGGaaacaagaagaaagagaagacacaagTCATCTCATCATTGAAGAGGATGTATCAGATCAAAAGAGAGGAGCAACGTAccagattttgaaaaataaaggccTCACACCTAAAAGAAAGAAGATTGATCGTAACCCAAGAGTAAAACATCGTGAGAAATTCAGAAGAGCCAAGATCCGTAGAAAGGGACAAGTTCGTGAGTTCCgaagagaaatacaaaaatatGGAGGCGAATTGTCTGGCATTCGTGCTGGAGTTAAGAAAAGTACTAAGCTTAAGTGA